A DNA window from Choristoneura fumiferana chromosome 2, NRCan_CFum_1, whole genome shotgun sequence contains the following coding sequences:
- the PrBP gene encoding LOW QUALITY PROTEIN: prenyl-binding protein (The sequence of the model RefSeq protein was modified relative to this genomic sequence to represent the inferred CDS: inserted 1 base in 1 codon) — protein MCLMFMPFDFVCIIMIILGQIRHASKRQKYYLKPVKMTEVLPAEEVQEDRVETILKGFQVNWMNLRDADSGKVIWQISMSFSGKYLEYNEVEHDRVPKRILKCRXVSREMNFSSIESMERFRLEQKVLFKGRCLEEWFFEFGYVIPNSTNTWQSVIESAPESQMMPANVLSNGNVVIETKFFDGDLLLTTSKVRLFYV, from the exons ATGTGCCTCATGTTCATGCCTTTCGATTTTGTTTGCATTATAATGATTATACTTGGTCAAATACGTCACGCAtcaaaacgtcaaaaatat TACCTCAAACCAGTGAAGATGACCGAGGTTTTACCAGCGGAAGAAGTTCAAGAGGACCGTGTGGAAACCATCTTAAAGGGGTTTCAAGT TAATTGGATGAATTTGCGAGATGCAGACTctg GTAAAGTGATCTGGCA AATATCAATGTCCTTCTCAGGAAAGTATTTGGAGTACAACGAGGTGGAGCATGATCGTGTGCCGAAGCGCATCCTCAAGTGCC GTGTGTCTCGAGAGATGAATTTCAGCTCTATCGAGTCCATGGAGAGATTCCGACTCGAACAg AAAGTGCTCTTCAAAGGCCGCTGCCTAGAAGAGTGGTTCTTCGAATTCGGTTATGTCATCCCAAACTCCACCAACACATGGCAGTCGGTTATAGAATCGGCGCCTGAATCTCAAATGATGCCTGCTAatgtattaagtaa TGGAAACGTCGTGATTGAAACCAAGTTTTTCGACGGCGATCTCCTTTTAACCACCTCGAAAGTGAGACTCTTCTACGTGTAA